One bacterium genomic window, ATTCAGCCATAATATCGAGGAAGACCTCATCGATTCGATCAAGGATGATCCGATGGTCATCGAAAAGATAATCCGCGACTTCCGTCTCCGGTTCGGCAGGCGACCCGTCAACAAGGACAAGCTCAAAATCGCCCAGTTGTGAACCGGATTCAAATGGAATAGGCGTGGCCCTGCTCGGTGAGGAAGCGATGGCGGCTGAGGCCAGGTCTTGCTCCTTCGCGCCGGGATGTTTCACAGTATCGATAACGTTCCAGGCCACGCTCCCGACACCGGCTCTGAAACCTTGTTTTCTTCCGCTCCGCATCCCCTGTTTCATTCCGCCGCCGTGCCCGCCGCCTCGGTCGGCATGTCGTTCGTGGTGGTGAGTGGAGTGGTCCGTGCTCTGGTTACGTTCGTCACGCTTGGGCAGTGAGCGTTCCTTATGTTCTCCGTGGTCGTCAGACAGAGCACTTTCCCCTTTCACACTCGCGTCGCTCTGGAAGACGGTCAAAGAGAGTCGACTGCGGATTTCAGCTTCGCCCTTATTGTGTGTGCAATTTCCTGTAACTGCGGGTTCTCGACTGCTTTCATCGAGGCGACAGGATCAATGGCCGCAATCTCGACCTCGCCCGCTGAAACTTGCTGAACGACCACGTTGCAGGGGAGCATGGTCCCTATCTTGTCCTCTGCCGTGAGCGCCCTGTATGCAAACTGCGGGTTGCACGCACCGAGGATCTTGTAAGGC contains:
- a CDS encoding DUF302 domain-containing protein, which codes for MTYYMSKMVSGTFDEAVEKVKASLIAEGFGIITEIDVKATLKTKLDVDFRPYKILGACNPQFAYRALTAEDKIGTMLPCNVVVQQVSAGEVEIAAIDPVASMKAVENPQLQEIAHTIRAKLKSAVDSL